The region GGTTCCACGGGAAGAAATAATCTTTGCCCTAGATGCTATTCAAGAGCCAATATCACTATTTGAGCCCATATACCATGACGGTGGCGACCCGATCTTTGTTATGGACCAGATTAGTGATGATAAGAATCTTGATTTAAGTTGGCTTGAAGGAGTTGCTATTAAAGAGGCTCTGCGCAAGCTAAGCGATCGCGAGAAGCATATTCTTACCCTTAGATTCTTTGAGGGCAAAACGCAAATGGAGGTAGCTGAAGAAATCGGTATATCCCAAGCGCAAGTTTCCCGGCTGGAAAAAGCGGCACTGGGGCATATGCGCAAATATATATAAAATTGTAAGCGCAAAAATTGGGAGGAATTAGAGTTGAGGAGAATTTTACCATTGTGGGTTAAGTTAATGATGTTAATTGTACTGTTCGGTTTTGTTGCCGGCGGTTGGATTATGTTGCTGTACCAACAACAAAGTGGCATACCTGTGGCCCCTAACCGCGGCGACTATGTACGACTGCATATTCTTGCTAACAGTGACAGTGTCGAAGATCAGCAGATCAAACTAAAAGTACGTGATGCTGTTGTCGCTTATCTGACTCCGTATGTAAAAGATGTAAGTGATGCTGAAACCGCTAAGAATATCATTGCTGGGCATCGAGATGATATTATCCTTATAGCCAGGGAAACGCTTGCTGCAAACGGTGCTGATTATCCTGTTACCGTGCAAATGGGTACTTTCGAATTTCCTGTCCGTTCTTACGGCAGTCTGGTGTTACCGGCTGGTGATTATCAAGCTGTACGTATTTTACTTGGCAAGGCGGCTGGGCAAAACTGGTGGTGTGTATTGTTTCCGCCACTGTGTTTTATTGAGGGCACAAATACTGCTTTAGCTCCGGTAAGTGCTACTAAAGAGGGGGCAGCAGAGCGGTCGGAGACTATTGTTCCAGAGGTTCGCTGGAAACTAGTTGAGCTATTTAATAAATAAAATATTTAGGCACACATTTATCCCTTGTCCTTCATATAATTATTGTAGAATCCAGGAGCTACATATTTACAAGGAATTTTGTAATTAGAAGGAGGGGGGATAAGTGCTAAAAACCAGTGACTTGAAGTTGAAAGAAGTAATAAATATCATTGACGGCAAGCGAATGGGTAATATAACTGATATAGAAATTGATATTGAGAGCGGTCGGCTTACTGCCATTGTTGTGCCAGGTGTAGGAAAATTTCTGGGATTATTTGGTCGTAACGAAGATATAGTTATTCCTTGGGATAAAATTAATAAAATCGGCATGGATGTAATTTTAGTCGAAGCCGGCAATTTTGCTGAACTAAAGCATGATTAACCCGTAAAAAAAAAAGCTCTAACCTTTTTAGGTTAGAGCTTTTTTTTGAAAAATTTACCGCAGTAGGCAGGAAATGCACAATATATGGCGTATATTTAGTATTATGATACAATATATAGTATCTGGCTCTGTTCAACCCTAAACTATTATATCATACTTAGCAGAGTAATCAAGGAGTGGGTGAGAATTGCGCTGTCCATTTTGTGGGGTGGCTGATAGCAAGGTTATTGATTCAAGATCAGCCGACGAAGGAAACTCTATCCGGCGACGGCGGGAATGTTCCGCTTGCGTTCGTCGTTTTACTACTTATGAAGTAGTGGAAGAAATACCATTGATGGTCATTAAAAAGGATGGACGCAGGGAAATGTTTGACCGAAATAAGCTGCTTGGCGGACTCCTGAAGGCCTGTGAAAAGCGACCTGTGCCCATTGATGTTATCGAAACAGCTGTTAACAAGGTTGAGAAAGATATTCGCAATAATATTGAACGGGAAGTTTCTACCCGCCAAATTGGGGAAACAGTAATGCAGTATTTAAAAGAGATTGATCAAGTGGCTTACGTAAGGTTTGCTTCAGTGTATCGCCAGTTTGCTGACATTAATAACTTTATGCAGGAACTTGAGATACTGATGAAAGCTCAGCATAAAGAGTAATAGAATAAATGGGGGAAAGCAATGTTTGTTAAGATAAAAAAGCGTGATGGGCGAGAAGTCGCCTTTGATGAAAGTAAAATAACTGAGGCAATTTATAAGGCCGCCAAAGCAGTAGGTGGGGCTGACCGCCAGCTGGCTTTGGAACTTACACTTGATGTTCTGCGGTTTTTAAAGCAAAAATATAATGGAGGTTTGTTTGGCGTTGAAGATGTTCAGGATGCTGTTGAAAAAGTCCTGATTGAACACGGTCATGCGAAAACAGCTAAAGCATATATATTATACCGGGACAAGCGTACCCGTATGCGGGAAGCAAAATCGGAACTTATGGATGCTGTTGCTGAAATCTTAGTGGAAACAAGCAGGGAGAACGCCAATGTATCTAATTCACCGTCAGCAAAAATGTTGCAAATTGCCAGTGCAGCAAGTAAGGCCTATTATTTAAACCGGCTTATTCCGGAAAAATTTGCTCAGGCTCATGTCAAGGGAGATTATCATATCCATGATTTAGACTTTTATGGAAAAACACTGACGTGTGTCCAGATACCACTCGGAAAGTTATTACATAACGGCTTTAATAACGGTCATGGTTATATTCGTTCACCTAAACGTCCGGCTTCGGCCGCTGCCCTTGCCGCCATTATCCTGCAAAGCTCGCAGAACGACATGCATGGTGGACAATCGTTTGCTTTTTTTGACCGCGATATGGCGCCGTTTATGGAAAAAGCCAGTAACGAAGAAGTTTATCAGGCTATGGAGGCGCTAATTTATAATTTGAACAG is a window of Sporomusaceae bacterium ACPt DNA encoding:
- the ylmC_1 gene encoding putative sporulation protein YlmC → MLKTSDLKLKEVINIIDGKRMGNITDIEIDIESGRLTAIVVPGVGKFLGLFGRNEDIVIPWDKINKIGMDVILVEAGNFAELKHD
- the nrdR gene encoding Transcriptional repressor NrdR, coding for MRCPFCGVADSKVIDSRSADEGNSIRRRRECSACVRRFTTYEVVEEIPLMVIKKDGRREMFDRNKLLGGLLKACEKRPVPIDVIETAVNKVEKDIRNNIEREVSTRQIGETVMQYLKEIDQVAYVRFASVYRQFADINNFMQELEILMKAQHKE